One Fontisphaera persica DNA window includes the following coding sequences:
- a CDS encoding thioredoxin family protein, which yields MREMPRIFPASVLFLSLLLPLAAQIPQPGSEGRAKLPWLSSYTEALKRAERDKKPILLDVTTDWCSWSKKMERETFADKEVQKEMSDFLLVRLNAEEEANESVVKEFKVSSYPTLLVLNYKGEVVGQAEGFLDVKDMKVFCQKYKSVFKGNPLGYKEVQLPPEDPLFAALEKARKLSDKAREQGYAQVLDYYECKIQADGRDRALIRSTYWVLDDEAFGLPEPERVYDSARFKITLKSVRILNERGQGREVDTRLAKIENVYSEESIYWDVKRISLDIPAVKKGQILDIIEEWERQPIMPGEYFMRWNTGLKVLVDSDIILTFPKNFPLKYKAQRCPTPVEEKILPDGWVQWRLKTSNLEPAEVEPYISPLDLWEGVIFHTRLTPDDLAKWYTGLCKGRDQLPPEAKTRLREILAKHQGAEERLQAIMDWVTKDIRYVSLAFKDSTHQPHPVKDTLGRKYGDCKDQSLLVMALCREAGFQAHLVLLGQEFGEEPDPETLAVEKFDHCIVQVKTKEKIYYLDPAAGPRKVGQIVKQYASHPALVIEGNKGSIVTLPPYDTQANKEHTHAIFEITPEGGGVIIEKMRREGEAARRSKEEIKDTGVDKVRRVLEERFKSAGGKVLEFTMTKPTDEGDVFESYLKVRLPRVGMKLADGLMLQLGTTPAINPEIIGEERQYPFRFHATDPLRRTFEIILPEGAKLADPPESIEINEPFLKAFRKFKVEDNKITLEEHFEFLTARLPASDKDKVRETFRRWHENRTMAHRISLPKK from the coding sequence ATGCGAGAAATGCCACGAATTTTCCCGGCCAGCGTGTTGTTCTTGAGTCTGTTACTGCCGCTTGCGGCGCAAATCCCCCAGCCCGGCAGCGAGGGCCGAGCCAAACTGCCCTGGTTGTCCAGTTACACCGAAGCCCTGAAACGGGCCGAGCGCGACAAAAAGCCCATCCTGCTCGATGTGACCACCGACTGGTGCAGTTGGTCCAAGAAAATGGAGCGGGAGACCTTTGCCGACAAGGAAGTGCAAAAAGAGATGAGCGATTTTCTGCTCGTGCGGCTGAATGCCGAGGAGGAAGCCAACGAAAGCGTGGTCAAGGAATTCAAGGTGAGCAGCTATCCCACGCTGCTGGTGCTCAATTACAAAGGCGAAGTGGTGGGGCAAGCGGAGGGCTTTCTGGACGTCAAGGACATGAAGGTGTTTTGCCAGAAATACAAGAGCGTCTTCAAAGGCAATCCCCTGGGCTACAAGGAAGTGCAACTGCCGCCGGAGGACCCCCTGTTTGCCGCGTTGGAAAAGGCGCGCAAACTCTCGGACAAAGCCCGGGAGCAGGGGTATGCGCAAGTGCTGGATTATTATGAGTGCAAAATTCAGGCCGATGGCCGGGACCGCGCGCTGATTCGCTCCACCTATTGGGTGCTGGATGACGAGGCGTTCGGGCTGCCTGAACCCGAACGAGTCTATGATTCCGCCCGCTTCAAAATCACCTTAAAATCCGTGCGCATCCTGAACGAGCGCGGCCAGGGCCGCGAGGTGGATACGCGCCTGGCAAAAATCGAGAATGTGTACTCCGAAGAAAGCATTTATTGGGATGTCAAACGCATCAGCCTGGACATCCCCGCCGTGAAAAAAGGCCAGATTCTCGACATCATCGAGGAATGGGAGCGGCAGCCTATCATGCCGGGCGAATACTTTATGCGCTGGAACACCGGCCTCAAGGTGCTGGTGGACTCCGACATCATCCTCACTTTTCCGAAAAATTTTCCCTTGAAATACAAGGCGCAACGGTGCCCCACGCCGGTGGAGGAAAAAATCCTGCCGGATGGATGGGTGCAATGGCGGTTGAAGACCTCCAACTTGGAACCCGCGGAGGTGGAGCCGTACATCTCGCCGCTGGATTTATGGGAGGGAGTCATTTTTCACACCCGCCTGACGCCGGATGACCTGGCGAAGTGGTACACGGGCCTGTGCAAGGGCCGGGACCAACTTCCGCCGGAGGCGAAGACGCGCCTGCGGGAAATCCTGGCCAAACACCAGGGGGCTGAAGAGCGGTTGCAGGCCATCATGGATTGGGTGACCAAGGACATTCGCTATGTCAGCCTGGCGTTCAAAGACTCCACCCATCAGCCGCATCCGGTGAAAGATACCTTGGGCCGCAAATATGGCGATTGCAAAGACCAGTCGCTGCTGGTGATGGCCCTGTGCCGCGAGGCGGGTTTTCAGGCGCATCTGGTGCTGCTGGGACAGGAGTTTGGGGAGGAGCCGGACCCGGAGACGTTGGCGGTGGAAAAATTTGACCATTGCATCGTGCAGGTCAAAACCAAGGAGAAAATCTACTACCTGGACCCCGCCGCCGGGCCGCGAAAAGTCGGCCAAATCGTCAAGCAGTATGCCAGCCACCCCGCATTAGTCATTGAGGGCAACAAGGGCAGCATCGTGACCCTGCCCCCCTATGACACACAGGCCAATAAGGAGCATACACACGCCATTTTTGAGATTACGCCTGAAGGCGGCGGCGTCATCATTGAAAAAATGCGCCGGGAGGGCGAGGCCGCCCGCCGGAGCAAGGAGGAAATCAAGGATACCGGCGTGGACAAAGTGCGGCGCGTGCTGGAGGAGCGGTTCAAATCCGCCGGGGGCAAGGTGCTGGAGTTCACCATGACCAAACCGACGGATGAAGGCGATGTGTTTGAAAGTTACTTGAAGGTGCGGTTGCCGCGGGTGGGCATGAAACTGGCCGACGGCCTGATGCTGCAACTGGGCACCACGCCAGCCATTAATCCGGAAATTATCGGGGAAGAGCGGCAGTACCCGTTTCGGTTTCACGCCACGGACCCCTTGAGGCGCACCTTCGAAATCATCCTGCCTGAGGGAGCCAAACTGGCCGACCCGCCCGAGTCCATTGAAATCAATGAGCCGTTTCTCAAGGCGTTCCGCAAATTCAAAGTGGAGGACAACAAGATTACCCTGGAGGAGCACTTTGAGTTTCTCACCGCCCGGTTGCCGGCGTCCGACAAGGACAAGGTGCGTGAAACATTCCGGCGCTGGCATGAAAACCGCACCATGGCCCATCGGATTTCTCTGCCGAAAAAGTAA
- a CDS encoding ABC transporter ATP-binding protein, giving the protein MSELAPPPARQPLLAAREVRRTFHVDGQAVPVLRGVTLEVQPGEFVAVRGASGAGKSTLLHLLAGLDQPTAGEIFFRGLPVHRLSALELAAMRNRHIGLVFQAYHLLPELDALENVCLPARLARLPADEAEARARELLARVGLSERWRHRPRQLSGGEQQRVALARALINRPDVILADEPTGNLDSQTGGQIIDLLVSLQREHRTALVIATHDASIAARAGRVVELRDGQVFGEPAAGV; this is encoded by the coding sequence ATGAGTGAGCTTGCCCCGCCCCCCGCTCGCCAGCCGTTGCTCGCAGCGCGCGAGGTGCGCCGAACCTTTCACGTGGACGGCCAGGCCGTGCCGGTGCTGCGGGGCGTGACACTGGAGGTGCAACCGGGTGAATTTGTGGCCGTGCGCGGCGCTTCCGGCGCGGGCAAGAGCACGTTATTGCATCTGCTGGCCGGCCTGGACCAGCCCACCGCGGGAGAAATCTTTTTTCGCGGACTGCCTGTGCATCGGCTGTCGGCGCTCGAATTGGCGGCCATGCGCAACCGCCATATCGGCCTGGTTTTCCAGGCGTATCATCTGCTGCCTGAGCTGGATGCTCTGGAAAACGTCTGCCTGCCGGCCCGGCTGGCGCGGTTGCCCGCGGACGAGGCGGAGGCGCGCGCGCGCGAGCTGCTGGCGCGGGTGGGATTGAGTGAACGCTGGCGGCATCGCCCCCGGCAGCTCTCAGGCGGCGAGCAACAGCGGGTGGCCCTGGCGCGGGCCTTGATCAACCGGCCGGACGTGATTTTGGCGGACGAGCCGACGGGCAATCTGGACAGCCAGACCGGCGGGCAGATTATTGATTTGCTGGTTTCACTGCAGCGAGAGCACCGGACGGCGCTGGTGATTGCCACGCACGACGCCAGCATAGCGGCGCGGGCGGGGCGCGTGGTGGAACTGCGCGATGGCCAGGTTTTCGGCGAGCCAGCCGCGGGGGTTTGA
- a CDS encoding ABC transporter permease, translated as MSRLPFELFLALRYFRPRGTYVSVITLIAVVGVMLAVGMLIVVISVMSGFDRELRDKILGFNAHLKVFHPQAPLGGWERLREQILQCPDVRGVAPFVLGPVLVETQTGDSNRNPVVFTPYVRGVEPALEKTVSRLPASIRSGEFNLEGRTLVIGSECAHSLGVTVGDRLAVYSPRNLQKMRQSLGQTNEQAILPDDYTITGIFDVGHYEYNATVIATSLENAQDLYDLDDLVHGLLVMLHNPMEADRVRAELRSRLGGELAISTWMEENSVILNALAVEKQAMFVVLFVVMIVAAFGITGTQIAFVYQKTREIGILKSLGATHRQVAWLFFSQSLLVGVLGVAAGLGFGLSLLRWRNEFLRFMNQATGMDLFPSSIYAFHELPALTMPWDVLMICGSAMLLCVAAGLLPAWRAMRLHPVEALRYE; from the coding sequence GTGTCAAGGCTGCCGTTTGAATTGTTTCTGGCGCTGCGGTATTTCCGCCCCCGGGGTACCTATGTGTCGGTCATCACGCTCATCGCGGTGGTGGGCGTGATGCTGGCGGTGGGCATGCTCATTGTGGTCATCAGCGTCATGAGCGGCTTTGACCGCGAGCTGCGCGACAAGATTCTGGGCTTCAACGCGCATCTCAAGGTCTTTCATCCGCAGGCCCCGCTGGGGGGGTGGGAGCGGCTGCGCGAGCAAATTCTGCAATGTCCGGATGTGCGCGGGGTTGCGCCTTTTGTGTTGGGCCCGGTCTTGGTGGAAACGCAGACGGGGGACAGCAATCGTAATCCGGTCGTATTCACGCCGTATGTGCGCGGCGTGGAGCCGGCATTGGAGAAGACGGTGAGCCGCCTGCCGGCCAGCATTCGCTCAGGCGAATTTAATCTGGAGGGACGCACCCTGGTCATCGGCAGCGAGTGCGCCCACAGTTTGGGGGTGACGGTGGGTGACCGGTTGGCGGTGTATTCCCCGCGCAATCTGCAGAAAATGCGCCAGAGCCTGGGCCAGACCAATGAGCAGGCGATCTTGCCGGACGATTACACCATCACGGGCATTTTTGACGTGGGCCATTACGAATACAACGCCACGGTGATTGCCACGTCGCTGGAGAACGCGCAGGACTTGTATGATTTGGATGACCTGGTGCACGGGCTGCTGGTGATGTTGCATAATCCGATGGAGGCTGACCGGGTGCGGGCGGAGCTGCGCTCGCGGCTGGGGGGCGAGCTGGCCATCTCCACCTGGATGGAGGAAAACTCGGTGATTCTCAATGCGCTGGCCGTCGAAAAACAGGCCATGTTTGTGGTGTTGTTTGTGGTGATGATTGTGGCGGCCTTTGGCATTACGGGCACCCAGATTGCCTTTGTGTACCAAAAGACGCGCGAGATTGGCATTTTGAAGAGCCTGGGCGCCACCCACCGTCAGGTGGCGTGGCTGTTCTTCAGCCAGAGCCTGTTGGTGGGCGTGCTGGGCGTGGCGGCCGGCCTGGGCTTTGGGCTGAGCTTGTTGCGGTGGCGCAATGAATTCTTGCGCTTCATGAATCAGGCCACCGGCATGGATTTGTTTCCTTCGAGCATTTACGCCTTTCATGAGCTGCCGGCTTTGACCATGCCTTGGGACGTGCTGATGATTTGCGGCAGCGCCATGCTGCTGTGTGTGGCCGCCGGTTTGTTGCCGGCGTGGCGGGCCATGCGCCTGCATCCGGTGGAGGCCCTGCGGTATGAGTGA